The stretch of DNA GTACGCGAGGATGGTCTTCCCTAACGACGTGGAGTACATGGGCGCCTGCGTCCCCACCCGGGAGCGGGTTTCGACGGCGTACTCGCCGGCGGCCTTGTAGAGGTACGACACCTGTCCGTGCTCCTCGATGCCGAACTGAACGATTTCGCCCGTCTCCTCGGCCAGGGAATCGACCTCCTCTCGGATGACGTCGTAGTTGCCGACCTGTTCTCTGACGTGCGTCGCCATGTCGAGAAAGCGGAGGCTGAGGCGGTAGCCGTCCGTCTCTCGGACGAGTATCTTTCGCTCCTCCAGCGTTCGGAGGTGACTGTGGACGGTGCTCTTGGAGTGGCCGAGTTCGTCCGCGATTTCGGTCACCCCGATTCGACCCCGTTCCTGCAGGAGGTCGATTATATTGAACGCTATCTTTACCGAACGGATGGTGCGCCCCCGGCGTTCGTTTGCGTTTGCCATACGACAACCGACGGCACGACCACCCATAAATTTGT from Halopelagius longus encodes:
- a CDS encoding IclR family transcriptional regulator, with protein sequence MANANERRGRTIRSVKIAFNIIDLLQERGRIGVTEIADELGHSKSTVHSHLRTLEERKILVRETDGYRLSLRFLDMATHVREQVGNYDVIREEVDSLAEETGEIVQFGIEEHGQVSYLYKAAGEYAVETRSRVGTQAPMYSTSLGKTILAYLPPERTEEIVRSMSFEPMTANTVTSEEELYENLEAIRERGFGIDDEENIEGLRCVSAPVKNDEAILGAVSITGPSSRFTKDQLHGELSDHVRRAANVIELNTKFS